The following proteins are co-located in the Phragmites australis chromosome 10, lpPhrAust1.1, whole genome shotgun sequence genome:
- the LOC133930075 gene encoding glucan endo-1,3-beta-glucosidase 8-like: MARLLQLLAGAAALLLAASPAMADNAVDVGVNWGSQLSHPLLPASVVKMLKENGISKVKMFDADHWPVGALVDSGIEVMLGIPNDMLETMSSSYSNAKNWVKENVTVYGDKLKLKYVAVGNEPFLKAYNGSFMKTTVPALKNIQKALDEAGIGGTVKAVVPLNADVYVSPDDKPSSGAFRPDINDLMTDMVKFLHDHGAPFVVNIYPFLSLYQSDDFPFDFAFFDGGKNIQDKGGISYSNVFDANYDTLVNALKKAGVPKLKVVVGEAGWPTDGNKNANLKLARRFYDGLLKKLAKKEGTPLRPGKLEVYLFGLFDEDMKSIAPGNFERHWGIFTYDGKPKFPMDLTGQGNDKLLAAVPNVQYLPKQWCVFDDSAKDKSKLPGNIEYACASGDCTALGYGCSCNGLDEKSNISYAFNMYFQMQDQDVRACDFDGLAKITDKNASTRGCLFPVQVVSAGGRAAPAIGWASLLALTAHVAMMLLV; encoded by the exons ATGGCTCGGCTCTTGCAGCTGCTGGCCGGCGCGGCCGCGCTGCTGCTTGCTGCGTCCCCGGCCATGGCCGACAACGCCGTGGACGTCGGCGTGAACTGGGGCTCGCAGCTCTCACACCCGCTGCTTCCGGCGTCGGTGGTGAAGATGCTGAAGGAGAACGGCATCTCCAAGGTCAAGATGTTCGACGCCGACCACTGGCCCGTCGGCGCGCTCGTCGACTCTGGCATCGAGGTCATGCTCGGCATCCCCAACGACATGCTCGAGACGATGAGCAGCAGCTACAGCAACGCCAAAAATTGGGTCAAGGAGAACGTCACCGTATACGGCgacaagctcaagctcaa GTACGTGGCAGTGGGTAATGAGCCATTCCTCAAGGCCTACAACGGGTCATTTATGAAGACCACCGTCCCGGCGCTCAAGAACATCCAGAAGGCGCTTGACGAGGCCGGCATCGGTGGCACCGTGAAAGCGGTAGTCCCGCTCAACGCCGACGTTTATGTCTCCCCGGACGATAAGCCGTCCTCTGGCGCATTCCGGCCCGACATCAACGATCTCATGACCGACATGGTCAAGTTCCTGCACGACCACGGCGCGCCCTTCGTCGTCAACATCTACCCCTTCCTCAGCCTGTACCAGAGCGACGACTTCCCCTTCGACTTCGCCTTCTTCGACGGCGGCAAGAACATCCAGGACAAGGGCGGCATCAGCTACTCCAACGTGTTCGACGCCAACTACGACACGCTGGTGAACGCGCTGAAGAAGGCCGGCGTGCCCAAACTCAAGGTCGTCGTCGGCGAGGCCGGCTGGCCCACCGACGGCAACAAGAACGCCAACCTCAAGCTGGCGAGGCGGTTCTACGACGGACTCCTGAAGAAGCTGGCCAAGAAGGAAGGCACCCCGCTCCGGCCGGGCAAGCTGGAGGTGTATCTGTTCGGCCTCTTCGACGAGGACATGAAGAGCATCGCGCCGGGGAACTTCGAGCGGCACTGGGGCATCTTCACCTACGACGGCAAGCCCAAGTTCCCGATGGACCTGACGGGGCAGGGGAACGACAagctcctcgccgccgtgcccAACGTGCAGTACCTTCCAAAGCAATGGTGCGTGTTCGACGATTCGGCCAAGGACAAGTCCAAGCTGCCGGGCAACATCGAGTACGCGTGCGCCAGTGGCGACTGCACGGCGCTCGGGTACGGCTGCTCCTGCAACGGGCTGGACGAGAAGAGCAACATCTCCTACGCCTTCAACATGTACTTCCAGATGCAGGACCAGGACGTGCGGGCCTGCGACTTCGACGGGCTCGCCAAGATCACCGACAAGAACGCTTCCACGCGTGGCTGCCTGTTCCCGGTCCAGGTCGTCAGTGCCGGCGGCCGGGCGGCGCCGGCGATCGGGTGGGCGTCGCTATTGGCCTTGACTGCCCATGTCGCTATGATGCTGCTTGTGTAG
- the LOC133930076 gene encoding syntaxin-124-like — protein sequence MNDLFSSSSFKKYADASPQPSAGDMEAGGESVVNLDKFFEDVEAVKEDMRGLEGMYKRLQSANEESKTAHDARAVKSLRARMDADVEQVLRRAKAVKGKLEALDRSNATSRKVPGCGPGSSTDRTRTSVVAGLGKKLKDIMDDFQGLRTRMAAEYKETVARRYYTVTGEKAEDSTIDALISSGESESFLQKAIQEQGRGQVMDTISEIQERHDAVKEIERSLMDLHQVFLDMAALVEAQGHQLNDIESHVAHASSFVRRGTVELETAHEYQKSSRKWMCIAVLAGIVLVAVLVLPVLVNLRILTLPTR from the exons ATGAACGACCTTTTCTCGTCGAGCTCGTTCAAGAAATATGCGGACGCGAGCCCGCAGCCGTCGGCGGGCGACATggaggccggcggcgagagcgTTGTGAACCTGGACAAGTTCTTCGAGGACGTGGAGGCCGTGAAGGAGGACATGCGCGGGCTGGAGGGCATGTACAAGCGCCTCCAGTCCGCGAACGAGGAGAGCAAGACGGCGCACGACGCGCGCGCCGTCAAGTCCCTCCGCGCCCGCATGGACGCCGACGTCGAGCAGGTCCTCCGTCGCGCCAAGGCCGTCAAGGGCAAGCTCGAGGCCCTCGACCGCTCCAACGCCACCTCCCGCAAGGTCCCCGGATGCGGGCCAGGCTCCTCCACCGATCGCACCCGCACCtccgtcgtcgccggcctcggcaAGAAGCTCAAGGACATCATGGATGACTTCCAG GGGCTGAGGACGAGGATGGCGGCGGAGTACAAAGAGACGGTGGCACGGCGGTACTACACGGTGACGGGGGAGAAGGCGGAGGACAGCACGATCGATGCGCTCATCTCGTCGGGGGAGAGCGAGTCGTTCCTGCAGAAGGCGATCCAAGAGCAAGGGCGTGGGCAGGTGATGGACACCATCTCGGAGATCCAGGAGCGGCACGACGCCGTGAAGGAGATCGAGCGCAGCCTGATGGACCTGCACCAGGTGTTCCTCGACATGGCGGCGCTCGTCGAGGCGCAGGGCCACCAGCTCAACGACATCGAGAGCCACGTCGCGCACGCCAGCTCCTTCGTGCGCCGCGGCACCGTCGAGCTGGAGACCGCGCACGAGTACCAGAAGAGCAGCCGCAAGTGGATGTGCATCGCCGTCCTCGCCGGGATCGTGCTCGTCGCCGTCCTCGTCCTGCCCGTGCTCGTCAACCTCCGCATCTTAACGCTCCCCACCAGATGA
- the LOC133883509 gene encoding uncharacterized protein LOC133883509 isoform X2: MFIQKAWRTAAFGLYGFTQFTKSGFLDHAKKFREEDMQIRLDGKNCLVTGANSGIGFATAEGLASRGATVYMLCRNKERGEAALNQIRSKTGNAKVHLEICDLSSLNEVKSFATKFTSLDEPLHVLVNNAGLLEHKREITAEGLELNFAVNVAATYTLTELVMPSLEKAAPEARVITVASGGMYTEPLNKDLQVALTEWWAKKYSDKGVGFYSMHPGWADTPGVAKSLPGLSEKLSGNLRSNYEGADTVIWLALQHKEKLTSGAFYFDRAEAPKHLKFAGTAASHAQINSIIDSISSICDLHAKG, from the exons ATGTTTATCCAGAAG GCATGGAGGACGGCGGCGTTCGGGCTCTACGGCTTCACCCAGTTCACCAAATCTGGTTTCCT GGACCATGCCAAGAAATTTAGAGAGGAGGATATGCAGATCCGGTTGGATGGGAAAAACTGCCTGGTAACTGGAGCGAATTCCGGCATAGGTTTTGCTACAGCTGAGGGTTTGGCCTCACG TGGTGCAACGGTCTATATGCTTTGTCGTAACAAGGAAAGGGGAGAGGCTGCTCTTAATCAAATTAGGTCGAAAACTGGCAATGCAAAAGTTCATCTGGAG ATATGTGACCTTTCATCTCTCAATGAAGTCAAATCATTTGCAACAAAGTTCACTTCACTGGATGAACCACTCCATGTCCTG GTTAACAATGCTGGTTTACTAGAGCACAAGCGTGAGATTACAGCAGAAGG GTTGGAGCTCAATTTTGCTGTCAATGTGGCGGCAACATACACTTTAACAGAGCTAGTGATGCCATCATTGGAGAAAGCAGCACCTGAAGCTCGTGTCATCACAGTTGCTTCAGGAGGCATGTACACTGAGCCATTGAACAAGGACTTACAG GTTGCACTCACAGAATGGTGGGCTAAAAAATACAGTGACAAGGGAGTCGGTTTCTACTCCATGCATCCTGGATGGGCTGATACACCTGGAGTCGCCAAGAGCTTGCCAGGACTTTCAGAGAA GTTATCAGGAAATCTGAGATCAAACTATGAGGGGGCTGATACGGTGATCTGGTTGGCTTTGCAACATAAGGAGAAGTTAACCTCAGGTGCCTTCTACTTTGACAGGGCTGAAGCGCCAAAACATTTGAAGTTTGCTGGAACTGCAGCTTCCCATGCGCAGATAAACTCCATTATTGATAGCATTAGCTCCATCTGTGACCTCCATGCAAAGGGATGA
- the LOC133883509 gene encoding uncharacterized protein LOC133883509 isoform X1 gives MFIQKAWRTAAFGLYGFTQFTKSGFLDHAKKFREEDMQIRLDGKNCLVTGANSGIGFATAEGLASRGATVYMLCRNKERGEAALNQIRSKTGNAKVHLEICDLSSLNEVKSFATKFTSLDEPLHVLVNNAGLLEHKREITAEGLELNFAVNVAATYTLTELVMPSLEKAAPEARVITVASGGMYTEPLNKDLQFSEGNFDGTQQYARNKRVQVALTEWWAKKYSDKGVGFYSMHPGWADTPGVAKSLPGLSEKLSGNLRSNYEGADTVIWLALQHKEKLTSGAFYFDRAEAPKHLKFAGTAASHAQINSIIDSISSICDLHAKG, from the exons ATGTTTATCCAGAAG GCATGGAGGACGGCGGCGTTCGGGCTCTACGGCTTCACCCAGTTCACCAAATCTGGTTTCCT GGACCATGCCAAGAAATTTAGAGAGGAGGATATGCAGATCCGGTTGGATGGGAAAAACTGCCTGGTAACTGGAGCGAATTCCGGCATAGGTTTTGCTACAGCTGAGGGTTTGGCCTCACG TGGTGCAACGGTCTATATGCTTTGTCGTAACAAGGAAAGGGGAGAGGCTGCTCTTAATCAAATTAGGTCGAAAACTGGCAATGCAAAAGTTCATCTGGAG ATATGTGACCTTTCATCTCTCAATGAAGTCAAATCATTTGCAACAAAGTTCACTTCACTGGATGAACCACTCCATGTCCTG GTTAACAATGCTGGTTTACTAGAGCACAAGCGTGAGATTACAGCAGAAGG GTTGGAGCTCAATTTTGCTGTCAATGTGGCGGCAACATACACTTTAACAGAGCTAGTGATGCCATCATTGGAGAAAGCAGCACCTGAAGCTCGTGTCATCACAGTTGCTTCAGGAGGCATGTACACTGAGCCATTGAACAAGGACTTACAG TTCAGCGAAGGCAACTTCGATGGAACACAACAATATGCTCGAAACAAAAGAGTTCAG GTTGCACTCACAGAATGGTGGGCTAAAAAATACAGTGACAAGGGAGTCGGTTTCTACTCCATGCATCCTGGATGGGCTGATACACCTGGAGTCGCCAAGAGCTTGCCAGGACTTTCAGAGAA GTTATCAGGAAATCTGAGATCAAACTATGAGGGGGCTGATACGGTGATCTGGTTGGCTTTGCAACATAAGGAGAAGTTAACCTCAGGTGCCTTCTACTTTGACAGGGCTGAAGCGCCAAAACATTTGAAGTTTGCTGGAACTGCAGCTTCCCATGCGCAGATAAACTCCATTATTGATAGCATTAGCTCCATCTGTGACCTCCATGCAAAGGGATGA
- the LOC133930077 gene encoding uncharacterized protein LOC133930077 codes for MVSKRVEAAIDNLLATTAISSAATPTNSESSVASSSPEHNLGGHTMSLPPHPASSWTIQMVAIRSHVPITLDLSESNYNQWRTFFNTVFRKFALGSHINTPSAQAPIDVEWVMIDFAIVNWLYTTVSKEILELVMKPGSIAYDVWHTIEGLFRDNRLTRAVYIEAEFCSLYQGDLTIMQYCFKLKHCTMSASQCVRRTNS; via the coding sequence ATGGTGTCCAAGCGGGTTGAAGCCGCCATTGACAACCTGCTCGCAACCACTGCCATTTCTTCCGCTGCTACGCCTACAAACTCTGAGTCCTCAGTCGCTTCTTCCTCCCCTGAGCACAATCTTGGCGGTCACACCATGTCGCTGCCTCCCCATCCTGCTTCCTCATGGACAATTCAGATGGTCGCCATTCGATCCCACGTTCCCATCACGCTCGATCTCTCGGAATCCAACTACAACCAGTGGCGCACTTTCTTCAACACCGTGTTCAGGAAGTTTGCCCTCGGCTCTCACATCAACACCCCATCTGCTCAAGCTCCTATCGACGTCGAGTGGGTCATGATCGATTTCGCAATCGTGAACTGGCTCTACACGACGGTGTCCAAGGAGATCCTCGAGCTTGTGATGAAACCTGGTAGCATTGCCTACGACGTGTGGCACACCATTGAGGGCCTCTTCCGCGACAATCGCCTCACTCGTGCCGTCTACATTGAGGCGGAATTCTGCAGTCTGTATCAAGGCGATCTCACAATTATGCAATACTGCTTCAAGCTGAAACATTGTACGATGTCGGCTAGCCAGTGCGTGAGGAGAACCAATTCTTGA